A window of Magallana gigas chromosome 8, xbMagGiga1.1, whole genome shotgun sequence genomic DNA:
TCACCAAACAAGGAACAGAAATGAATGTGTATGAAATGTTAGGAACAATCTACATGAATAAATGACAActtatcaatcataaagaaaaatcaaGATCAATATTGTAAGTCACGTCTTTattcatgtacatcatatttgcttaaatattataataataacactatataaataacAGAATCTTATAACAAATCAATAACATTGTAAAAAATTAGCACTTTGCGACAACAAATTTGGTAGGAATAATACAAATAGCTGTAACTCATAGAGGATAACAAATCGtacaacattttacaatatgaTTTCATCAAATAGgaaaagtgtcattttttacGATTTGTCTGTAATAAGAATACATATTGTTTAGCTTGATACACTGCGATGTCATGTAGAAAATTCTGTCATTTCACAGTGCCCTCAGATAATATTATCATTTCCCAATCAGAAGAGACGCGATCCGGAAACACGACGTTTGGATCCTCCACTCCAGGACTTAGacttggaccggaagtgacgtagaTCGTCAGAGTGATCCTTGTGAAGCATCGGCGTGTATCCCAGGGGCTCGCACAAATTCTGTGAATAAAACAACACATAGATATGAGTGTTTAACATCATTTAAACTATCAAAATTCAGATCAGTCATATTTctgataaatgaaaatatcataattCCATCATTTAATACTATGAAATGTACTGTGCATTACTATTGATCTAAATGCATCATCATATCATTTAAACTTAAGACAATGTGAACAATGAAGAAGTTTTGGTAaagaacatataaaaaataatacttatttgtatatatttgagTTTTTTGTACGCTGTGTAATGCGTATACATTTTAccattataatatacatgtacgttgttTAAGGTGCATTTACCTGGTGTGTCTGGTAGAAGTCTTTGAAGCCGTTATGCATGACGTAGATCTCAGGAAAGTTCAGGAATGGGTAGCTGTCCTTGTTCAGGTCACGGTCAGCTTTCCTTACATTATGACACCTGGAATTCAAACGGCGTATAAATAAATAGGTAAAGatatcaataaacaaaaacataaatgcattacataaaaattattctttgttaagaaaaaatatatcgatGTTTAGGTCAAAGAAAACGTAGTTTAAAACCAAATTGaatctttattcaaaacttaTATTGAATCAAGAATTTCTTATCAGGAAACTTACATCCTTGGTCCTCGCTCAGAAGAAAACTCGCAGTAGAAGATGACGATGTGGCGCTTGTCGCTGGCTGCAGTGCGCATGCTCTGATGTTGACTCAAAATGGAGGGTATGTCTTCTGGTCGATGAGCGTTAATGGCGCCCtgtaaaaataaatcacaaatagtagttcattattattataatatataattcatttagtagaagaaaaaacttttaaaaattattcagatttatatgaatttttataacTTGTTTACAAAACTTACCGGAACATGGCCGCCATTGTATTCATACGGGTATCTGCAGTCCACGATGAGGAAGCTGCCGATGGTGTCGTCATACTTTCCGGAAATTACGTCAACAACCTACAAgcatgacaaaaatatcaggTTAATGTTGGTGCATTAAACGATTTAAATTGTtagtatttgttttatattcgaATGTTGCAATATTATTTTTAGttgttcataaataattatattctattttcaatttcttaccGTTTGATTGGTAATGCTCTTCAGATCCTGGTGTTTTCCGGGAATTGTGGGAAGGCTACATGTCTGACTTCCGTCTCCAATCAGGTTGGACTCCTCTACCATTCGTCCCACTACATCTTTGACTTGTTCTTGATCTCCTAAAGGTTTAtcctggaaaaaaaatcaataatcttgTTAATGGCAATCTTTGAAATATAGTATCCATACAAAACTATGAAAAATAGATCTACACTTTAAAATACCCTTGGAAATGCATGTATTCAACTTACGCCAAATGAAAGCGATTTCTGGAGGGTCTTTCTACGTTCGGCAAACCTCGGACGTTTTCGTGCAGATTCGTCCATCGGTTCCATCATTTTTTCGGATCTCTTCTTTGGTCGTTGAATTTCCATTGGAGAGAAGCATGTGAATGGTCTTTCCAACTGAAATTCAAAGAGAGTtatcttaaatatttgaaacattgtAATTACCGGTATAagtttttctattaattattgtttatttgattattttcttgccaatgtttgattttctttatttctttaagaattcaaaatataactatttataaagtttaatgaaaaattcaaaaatgtttgcATACCAATGAAGCGATCATAGACGAGCTGGTATCCTCATCTGATGTCAAATCTACAGCACACTGAAAAACCAAAACAAGAGATTACAATTGGCATTTCTCTCACATGTAATGACTATGATAAAAGTTACGGTGATATGTAGATGCAATGTTAAGAAATGTCATGAAGAGCTGatactttttttctaattttcaaaataaatttcattttcaaaagacagttttttgttattaataatTTCGGGAGGTGTGGGTGTATTATAATGTATCaaacacatatttttaagaacatCTACCTCCATCCCTAAACCAGAATCGTCGTCTTCGTTAAGCGTCTGTTTGTCGTCGGCAAAAAGTGTACGCTTTGGTATCGGCAGGAAACCGAGGCCGAAGTCCGAGTCCATCACTGCATCCAATTTACCAGGGGTATACATGCTGAATTCTTCTACAAAAGAGAAACAGTCAATTGTTATCGATCTGAATTCAATAAAGAATGTGTAAATCGTGTACTGCTTTAGTAAACAGATATTGCAAATAATGAATAGCGTCTCTCATTTTCTTACATTTGCTCACGGTTTCTTTCAAacgttttgaagaataatgattTCTGCAGGAGCCGCGTGTATATATACTATATTTTACGCCAAGCAATGATGCAGAAAAACCTTCTTCAATTAAAAGTCTGGAAATTTTGACATGTTTATTAGCGGCATTCGAATTTTAATCCTTTAATCCCTAGCCCGTTAATTCGGTCTTGCCCCTGTTAAAATATTGTAGACTAATTAGTAATTTAACGGTACAGTGGAGGGCAATATTGCACAGTAGCGGTGTAGTATTGCCCCGAAGCTTAACACTAGTAGCATTGCCCTGAGCTTGTTTCATCTAATCAAGTGATTTAAATAtcgaaaattattaaaacattttacggTCAAATAGATATAGCTAAATCAAAAACATACGATataccattacatgtaggaactattaagaaaaataatgcaTGAAAAGAGTGAGTCAATATTGGCTTTCTTTCTTGTGAATTGCCAATACTTTAAAGTTTTGATAGTAAATATTGATGGGTTTTgtgcaaaaatatttataatacataacttagtatatactagtaaatatatgtacaaaacaCGGTAGATTTTGCAAACacacaacaattattctttgtAACATAGCTCAGTTATCAATGTCTACacgtttacattttttttaagtttgttatattatatatattatattcctTATCATTTGTTGCATTAAGATATGTTTCTTTCAATTTTGATCGAGATATGAATTTGGTCAAATCTATTTTTGTGTTGTGACTTATGGATCTCTCTGGCTCGGGGTTAATATTTAACAACCTTGTAGCACACGTGTCAACTGCTTGTTTGACTTGTTTTGAAATGTACCAAAAGGGTTTAGGAGATATCGTATAATTTCAGTAAAACTGGTTTTGATGACATAGCAGAACCAGCCTTATTGCACGTCGAACAATACTTGATAGACAAGTAAATGTGTGGCAATAACAGGCTTCCCCGGGATATTACATTAACAGTGTTTTCCTTaagttttttttccatatttatcattttactttCCCTATTTCACCCCACGTTTCTTTTAGAACGTGGTGATATTAACGTTGAGtgtagaaattttatttttaattataatgtaaataACGAATTTCTagcttaacaaaaaaaaaagatactcgGATTTGATTGCATGAAACTAAAATTTTAGATACAGTATACTATGCCTATGAATCCAGGTTTTTGTACGTGCATAAAAATGTATTGTACACATTTGTAAAGAgtgaagtaaaaaaaacatacttgaaaaaaaatgtaaaacgaaGCCCCACCCACAGAATAAAATGACATTAAAGCCTGTAAGTTGTCGCAGTgttcaatcaaagtactgaagaactgacgggagttgattttgtcgatgtttatttattttaaagtcaatgatatgttattttgcatgacaagtacatgtagtttctaaattgaattacacacatttttataatttgaatttttggactttttcgacaagaatatcgagaaacccccattttataatcatgttaaataatatttaaagataaagttaattcaatcaaactatgtatcagtaaaagaaatatttctaaaaaagtgtatggatccaagcaatattgaacttaagtctcgttcaaccaaacgctcggctgacaccgtaaatctccaacAAGGATtcacggagacagccgagcgtcgagttaaacgagactacattgaactttGGCGTTTGAACTATTTGAATTGGAATGCGTAAatgatattcagtttttaaGCCAGTACGTTATCTCTGCCGCAAACATTTTTGTGCCTTCCAAAGCCTatcagttttatatatttttgataagaATGAATAAAATGGTTAAGTTTAGAATCGCGAATTCGAAACAGGGAAAGAGTTGAATGAGTGTATCAAATGTTAGACTATCTCCATGTATTCATGAAAACTTATCAAACATAAAGCAGAATTAAGCGCAATAGTGGAAGTCATGGCTTTATTCATGTTCATCATATTtgcataaatattataataaataataacaatataaaTAACAGAATCTAATAACAAATCAATAACAATGTAACAAATTAGCACTTTGTTGCAACAAAGTTTGTAATCCCAGGAAGGTACCTCGCAAAAGGAAAGGAACAAAACAAATAGCTGGAACTCATATAGGGTAACAAATCGtacaacattttacaatatgTTATCATCAAATAGGAGAAGTGTCATTTCCTACGAAATGTCTGCCTGAAACCAAATGTAGCAAACTCAGCACGGTAGATGTAATAAGAATACATATTGATTAGCATGGTACACTACGATGTCATGTAGAAAATTCTGTTATTTCACAGTGCCCTTAGATAACATTATCATTTCCCGATCAGAAGAGACGCGATCCGGAAACACGACGCTTGGATCCTCCACTCCAGGACTTAGacttggaccggaagtgacgtagaTCGTCAGAATGGTCCTTGTGAAGCATCGGCGTGTAAGCTTGGGGCTCGCACAAGTTCTGATAAATAAAACAACCACAATGATATGAGTGTTTGACATCATATAAACTATCAAAATTCCGATCAGTCATATCTctgattaaatgaaaatatcataattCCATCATTTAATACTATTAAATGTACTATGCATTATTATTGATGTAAATGCATCatcatgatatcatttaaacTTAAGACAATGTGAACAAtgaaaaattcttaacaaaagaCATTACTTTATACTTCTTTGTATTTGAGTTGTTGTACGCTATGTAATGCCCATACATTTTACCATTATGATAATACGTTGTTTAAGGTGCATTTACCTGGTGTGTCTCATAGAAGTCCGTGAAGCCGTTATGCATGACGTAGATCTCAGGAAAGTTCAGGAATGGGTAGCTGTCCTTGTTCAGGTCACGGTCTGCGTTCCTTACATTACGACACCTGGAATACAACCGGCGTATAAATAAATAGGTAAAGATAccaatatacaaataaattaatacattatataaaagttattctttgttcaacaaaatatattgatgtTAAGGTCTAAGAAGACGTAGTTTAAAACAATCTTTATTCAACACTCACACTGAATCAAGAATATCTTATCAGGAGACTTACATCCTTGGCCCTCGCTCAGAAGAAAACTCGCAGTAGAAGATGACGATGTGGCGCTTGTCGCTGGCTGCATTGCGCATGCTCTGATGTTGATTCAAAATGGAAGGTATGTCTTCTGGTCGATGAGCGTTAATGGCGCCCtgtaaaaataaatcacaaatagtagttcattattattataatatataattcatttagtagaagaaaaaacttttaaaaattattcagatttatatgaatttttataacTTGTTTACAAAACTTACCGGAACATGGCCGCCATTGTATTCATACGGGTATCTGCAGTCCACGATGAGGAAGCTGCCGATGGTGTCGTCATACTTTCCGGAAATTACGTCAACAACCTACAAGCATGACAAAAATATTAGGTTAATGTTGGTGCATTAAACGATTTAAATTGTtagtatttgttttatattcgaATGTTGCAATATTATTTTTAGTTGTTCATAAATAATCATattctattttcaatttcttaccGTTTGATTGGTGATGCTCTTCAGATCCGGGTGTTTTCCGGGAATTGTGGGAAGGCTACATGTCTGACTTCCGTCTCCAATCAGGTTGGACTCCTCTACCATTCGTCCCACTACATCTTTGACTAGTTCTTGATCTCCTAAAGGTTTAtcctggaaaaaaaatcaataatcttgTTAATggcaatttttgaaataaagtatccATACAAAACTATGAAAAATAGATCTACACTTTAAAATACCTTTGGAAATGCATGTATTCAACTTACGCCAAATGAAAGCGATTTCTGGAGAGTCTTTTTACGTTCGGCAAACCTCGGGCGTTTTCGTGCAGATTCGTCCATCGGTTCCATCATTCTTTCGGATCTCTTCTTTGGTCGTTGAATCTCCATTGGAGAGAAGCATGCGAATGGTCTTTCCAACTGAAATTCAAAGAGAGTtatcttaaatatttgaaacattgtAATTACCGGTATAagtttttctattaattattgtttatttgattatttccttgccaatgtttgattttctttatttctttaagaattcaaaatataactatttttaaagtttaatgaaaaattcaaaaatgtttgcATACCAATGAAGCGATCATAGACGAGCTGGTATCCTCATCTGATGTCAAATCTACAGCACACTGAAAAACCAAAACAAGAGATTACAATTGGCATTTCTCTCACATGTAATGACTATGATAAAAGTTACGGTGAGTAGATGCAATGTTAAGAAATGTCATGAGGAGCTGggacttttttttctaattttcaaaataaatttcattttccatAGACAGTTTCCTGTTAATATCGGGAAGTTTGGGTGTATTATAATGTATCAAACACATATTTTCTAGAACAACTACCTCCATCCCTAAACCAGAATCGTCGTCTTCGTTCAG
This region includes:
- the LOC105344441 gene encoding M-phase inducer phosphatase 1-like, whose product is MYTPGKLDAVMDSDFGLGFLPIPKRTLFADDKQTLNEDDDSGLGMECAVDLTSDEDTSSSMIASLLERPFTCFSPMEIQRPKKRSEKMMEPMDESARKRPRFAERRKTLQKSLSFGDKPLGDQEQVKDVVGRMVEESNLIGDGSQTCSLPTIPGKHQDLKSITNQTVVDVISGKYDDTIGSFLIVDCRYPYEYNGGHVPGAINAHRPEDIPSILSQHQSMRTAASDKRHIVIFYCEFSSERGPRMCHNVRKADRDLNKDSYPFLNFPEIYVMHNGFKDFYQTHQNLCEPLGYTPMLHKDHSDDLRHFRSKSKSWSGGSKRRVSGSRLF
- the LOC136271082 gene encoding M-phase inducer phosphatase-like codes for the protein MVEESNLIGDGSQTCSLPTIPGKHPDLKSITNQTVVDVISGKYDDTIGSFLIVDCRYPYEYNGGHVPGAINAHRPEDIPSILNQHQSMRNAASDKRHIVIFYCEFSSERGPRMCRNVRNADRDLNKDSYPFLNFPEIYVMHNGFTDFYETHQNLCEPQAYTPMLHKDHSDDLRHFRSKSKSWSGGSKRRVSGSRLF